Genomic window (Zingiber officinale cultivar Zhangliang chromosome 2B, Zo_v1.1, whole genome shotgun sequence):
AATGTAGGCTAGATAAAAGTTAATAACTATTCTTAATTCATATGATTCAAACTCACAAACAAGTCTATTAATAAATTAACatgaatttatttaaattaaattattcataACAAGTTTAGTAAATTCATATTTCATAAAATGTTTCAAATTTCATATATTAACTCATAGTCTGCCTTTACTAAACTAAACATATGGGTATGTAAATGGACTATGCTAGAGCTTGAATCAAGCTCGAAGAACTTTTTTGATAAACAAACATAAAAATGCCCTTTGCAATATGACTAAACTTAGTAATGCAAACAGAGAACCATATTGACATCAAAAAGACaatgattaaataaataaaccaacAACTGTCATATTCAGCTAAAAAGGCGCCTCCACTTCACAACTATTCTACCTTCCCActcaacaaaaaaaaacatattgaCATTAAAAAGATAATGTTTGAAGAAATAAACCACATTCATATGATTCAGCCAAAAAAGGCACCTTCACTTCACAACTATTCCACCTTCCCACTTCACGGAGCCAAATTCTTTTCGATTATGGAGAATAACACAGTCGAGAATTTAATTTAGTAAAAGTTGTTTGAgtcattaatttttataattaatttgaacttttaaaaaaaagttgtttattttttttagaaaagtaTGTTAGGTTTTTAttagaaaaattagaattttgttaGAAAAGTATATTATTTTATAAAGAATAGGTCGTGTCCTCAAACTATGAAAAGGAGATAGGATCCCATGTATTGATCAAGTTTTGAGTTAATACAATCTATAATTTCTGTTTCTCTGGATGGGAATCGACAACTTTCCTCTAGGTGAGGATCACATCATTATCCATCCAATGTGCTACATAACTTAGAGCCTGACTCGAGCTTGCTACTATCTTTtcataaacaagcttgaatatgGTTGAACTCGACTTGACTAAACTTAACTTGTTTATAGCCCAGATCATACATTTTTGCGACTATCAATGGTCTATATCATGCAGGAAAACCCTATAATCTATAGACGCCTAGTTGTGCCTAATGAATTTGCAATGATAAAAAGCTTGCCCGTGTACTAACATAGATGCTGTTTCAACTTGGATTATCAACAATTTAACCCTTGAGTAGTCACTTAGAGCAGTTATCCATGTGAAGTTCATGGTTTATCCTTATGCCTAGTAGGGAAAAAATCCTTGaacaaatttcaatttttaaataataaaacaaaGAGAAATTACAACGTTACCAAACAATAGTTATATGCATGTCCAAGGTCAATATACGGATTAAAGGCATGGTGACCAATTTATTCAAGGGAAACAAAGGTGTGCCTAAAGCCACATTGATCAATAACATGGCTTTGTATACACTACCTCAATGTGTATGGATATAAGTTGAAATCATTGATGCATCCATACAACCATTAATTTAGTCACAAAAATTATTGAACTATCTATTCTGACTTCTTGTAAACACTATTATTTGCAATTTAGTATCTTTTGAGATATTCTACAAGAGATGAAAATGAGGTACTAAGCAAATTCTTTGTGGATAGTTAATTCAACCGTGGAGTAAATGTAACACGGACTAATTAACAAAAAAGGGCAATATGGTGCATTTCCACAAGTCTTCAATCATAGATTTTAGTAACGAGCAGCAAGAACCCTTTATAAAAGCAGATAGATTGATTCAAAGACACGTTTTTATGACAAGACAAAATAGTTtacccttctttgaccttcaaaAGTTATAGATGAGGTTAACAATTTTCGATATGAAAGGAAATTTGCACTTCCAATTAGGTGACACTCTAGTGAGAGACTTCACTGTCATGATATATTGCCATACTGCACTTTAACTACTTACCATCGTAAGAACATTGATCTAGTTTAACAATAAAATGGTTTTTCAACCGAGGGATCTCTTTTGCTGGCAGGCACATTTCTTATCTAATGAAGTTCACTTATTTGATATGGATGAACTTACACATGTGATAGTGTGACATGATGACAACCTAGAAGAATCTACAAGGATTAAAAGGTCTATGTTTACTAAAAGCTAATTGCCATTACAAAGCCTGAAAAATAAATAGTGAAACAAAAGTTGCATCAGAAATTTTCAGAAGCACAGAATTATAAATGAATCTGTCCAGGACGTAACATGACAAATTTAGAATTGAATTGAGGGAATTGCTACCTGAAAATGAGAACTGTTCAAACATCGAGAAATCTTGTGAAACAGTGGAACCATACAACGTTGAAAATCTGCAGGCTGTGTTGCTTCCAGGACCTCTTCTAACTCTCCCAAGAACATGACTTCTTTTGTACTGTTTGTAATAGGCCAGTATTTCAATAAGCCCCTTATAACAGTATCAGCAAGTTTGCAATCCTTCTCGATAAATTGAGTTACGCAATATGATAACTGCTGATGGTACATTGCGATGCACCTTGGTTTGTGAAGTGGGATCAGGGCCCTTACAAGGAATAATTTATGTTCTTCTTTTAATGGTAATGCAAACCCACTGATGATGCTTCCCAAAATCTCCAATAGCTCAGCGATCCCATTGTGTTTCTCCGTCTCAAAGATAAACCGATAAAATATATTGTTTATAGCTTTTCTGATGAAGGGTCGATGGACCATAAATTTTCCATAGATACGGTGAAGTATTGTCTTTAAGTACTCCCTCTCTCTAGGATCTTcagaatcaaataggtcaaggagcCTAAGAACAAAGGAATGATCTATATACCTTTTTGCCAACTTAGCATCAGTCTCTGGCGATGCAACAAACCGTAGAAAAAACTCATAAACAATCTGCAAATGATTCCATGCTGGATCCATTACAGGTTCTTCCTCTTCCGCATCAATTTTTTCCAAAACCATGTGCTCTCGAGGTGGAATAGTTAGGTTTCTGAACAAGTTGAGAGATACCATCTTGGTTGTCTCTTCCATGACATTTTCTGGAAATTTGCCACTTGCTGAAGTCACATAGTCGACAAGTTCCAATAAAGTCTGTCGTTTTATGTCTTTCTCTTTCAAGTTCTTTGTTGGGTCAGTGAAATCAAATACATCACAACACAAGTCCAACTTTCTGATGAACAAATTCTGCCTCTCAGAATGTTGAACATCCTTAAAACTTGGCAAAGCTTCATATACTGGGACATAGCTTCCATTCAATCTCGAATTAATTGTTGGAGAATATTTGTTTAGATGATTTAGCCCAGGATTTGAACCGGGAGGGGTCTGACTGTTAAGGCTAGTGATCCTACTGCCTTGCAAATCTCCACTCCTAGAGCTGCTTGAAGAAGAAGACGGAGGAATGGGTCCACCAACTGAATTATCAGATGCTTTTGACGGTTTCCGTGGGAGCCGGTTTAGTATCTGCTTAATCATGCTTGATGGAGAAATattaaggagaaaaaaaaaacaagagtctGAGGTCTTAAAGATGTATCTTCAATGGCAGAGGTCTTATAAATAATGGTTGTCTGAGCCTGCAGAAACTGCCTTTAGCCTCATAGTTCGTCCTTTTCCTTTTCCATTTGATATCTAGTGAGATGTTTGAGAAATTCCTAGACAAGTTCCACAATcctgagaaaaaaaaaacttttcactTAAAGCAAATTGCAGGAACATCGATAATCAAAAGGAGCAATCACACAAGCAAAGATCCTATCTAGAGCAgatcaaaacaaaaggaaaaaaaaagaaaagaaaaacgcACCAAAAAAGCCTGTTCCAGCTGGTCGTTAtctctgcaaaaaaaaaaaaaaaaaaaaaaaaagcgccGGTAGCACCGAGATCGATCCCAAAGCTCCACTCAATCAGCAGCGCATATTTGCACTCCCCGCTCCCAAATTTGATGGGCTGCCCGAACAGGATCAAAATGATCTGCGGGATCCTGAGAGGTCAAGGTCGAGCTTTGAAGCGGGGAT
Coding sequences:
- the LOC122046428 gene encoding serine/threonine protein phosphatase 2A 57 kDa regulatory subunit B' theta isoform-like, whose protein sequence is MIKQILNRLPRKPSKASDNSVGGPIPPSSSSSSSRSGDLQGSRITSLNSQTPPGSNPGLNHLNKYSPTINSRLNGSYVPVYEALPSFKDVQHSERQNLFIRKLDLCCDVFDFTDPTKNLKEKDIKRQTLLELVDYVTSASGKFPENVMEETTKMVSLNLFRNLTIPPREHMVLEKIDAEEEEPVMDPAWNHLQIVYEFFLRFVASPETDAKLAKRYIDHSFVLRLLDLFDSEDPREREYLKTILHRIYGKFMVHRPFIRKAINNIFYRFIFETEKHNGIAELLEILGSIISGFALPLKEEHKLFLVRALIPLHKPRCIAMYHQQLSYCVTQFIEKDCKLADTVIRGLLKYWPITNSTKEVMFLGELEEVLEATQPADFQRCMVPLFHKISRCLNSSHFQVAERALFLWNNDHIENLIKQNSKVILPIIFPALERNSKRHWNQAVQSLTLNIRKIFSDHDPDLVAECLKKFEEDEAKNKEIISKREDTWKRLEAVAASNAAKKGPSGSKVQG